The DNA sequence GCTGAGCGAGCTGAGTCAAGTGGAGCGCCATTGGCATCTGGCGGACTTGGTTATCCTCGACCGGCAATTTCCCGACGGCGACAGCTTGAAGTTGTTACCCAACTGGCTGGCGAGAAAGGCGCTGCCGGTAATTGTGCTGACTGCCCGCGTCAATGTGGAAGACCGGGTTGCCGGTCTGGAAGCCGGGGCGCGGGATTACCTCAGTAAACCTTTTGCTCACGTCGAGCTGCTGGCCCGCATTCGCGCGCAGCTGCGGCCGCTGGGGGAAGGGCAATTGGGCAGCGGCGAGCTGCTACTGTTCCCTTCGCGCCAGTCGGCCAGTTGGCAGCAAAAAGAGGTGGCGCTGACCGCCACCGAGTTCGCCCTGCTGGCGATGCTGGTGCAGATGGCCGGGCGG is a window from the Ewingella sp. CoE-038-23 genome containing:
- a CDS encoding response regulator transcription factor produces the protein MNIKTQHSLLLIEDDAALGQGLQLFLQQEGFSCQWLSELSQVERHWHLADLVILDRQFPDGDSLKLLPNWLARKALPVIVLTARVNVEDRVAGLEAGARDYLSKPFAHVELLARIRAQLRPLGEGQLGSGELLLFPSRQSASWQQKEVALTATEFALLAMLVQMAGRVFTRDELLNQVWGYQHFPSTRTVDTHILQLRQKLPGIAISSVRGVGYRLDKTS